In the genome of Gloeotrichia echinulata CP02, one region contains:
- a CDS encoding PIN domain-containing protein, protein MQWIEQFQGQTVALDTAPLIYFIEQNPEYIERVRLFFRALNNREFKVITSVVTLLEVLVYPLRRGDIILSQQYRDILFEDEEVLKVIELSPDIAEIAAQLRAVYNLHSLDAIQMATAIYGGASFFLTNDARLPSLPGLTVLVLNQLIA, encoded by the coding sequence ATGCAATGGATAGAACAATTCCAGGGTCAAACTGTTGCTTTAGACACTGCACCGCTGATTTACTTTATTGAGCAAAATCCTGAATATATAGAAAGGGTAAGGCTGTTTTTCAGAGCATTAAATAATCGTGAATTTAAGGTAATTACATCTGTTGTAACTTTACTGGAAGTATTAGTTTATCCTTTGCGACGTGGAGATATAATATTATCTCAACAATATCGTGACATTCTTTTTGAGGATGAGGAAGTTTTAAAGGTTATAGAACTTTCTCCAGATATAGCGGAAATAGCAGCACAATTAAGAGCAGTGTATAATTTGCATTCTTTAGATGCTATTCAAATGGCTACTGCTATTTATGGGGGTGCATCTTTTTTCTTGACTAATGATGCACGTTTGCCATCTTTACCGGGGTTAACGGTGTTAGTTTTAAATCAATTGATAGCTTGA
- a CDS encoding NYN domain-containing protein — translation MRIFTYVDNSNLFIEGRRLSAVRKGINGVCNIYEAINLRIFDNDWYMDYGRLHEFLCGTEKSEIGGARLWGSPPPEDSFWNYVKSKGFDVQTYERSQGREKKVDTAIAYQIGKDSGKIIDKENDIIVIAAGDKDYMPCIDDLTSDGFQVHVAFWGHAAKEVQQAATKFINLDPHQDYLSASWCRPQQAIA, via the coding sequence ATGAGAATTTTTACCTACGTTGACAATTCTAACCTTTTTATAGAAGGCCGCCGACTATCTGCTGTACGCAAGGGGATTAATGGAGTTTGTAACATCTATGAAGCAATTAACCTGAGAATATTTGATAACGATTGGTATATGGACTACGGTCGATTACATGAGTTTTTATGCGGTACAGAAAAGTCAGAGATTGGCGGAGCTAGACTTTGGGGATCGCCTCCACCCGAAGATAGCTTCTGGAATTACGTTAAAAGCAAAGGTTTTGATGTCCAAACATATGAACGTTCACAAGGTAGAGAGAAAAAAGTTGATACTGCTATTGCTTACCAAATTGGTAAAGATTCAGGAAAAATAATCGATAAAGAAAATGACATAATCGTTATTGCAGCAGGCGATAAAGATTATATGCCTTGCATAGATGATTTGACCAGTGATGGCTTTCAGGTTCATGTTGCTTTTTGGGGACACGCTGCAAAAGAAGTGCAACAGGCTGCTACTAAATTTATCAATCTTGATCCTCATCAAGATTATTTGAGTGCATCTTGGTGCCGCCCACAACAAGCGATCGCTTGA
- a CDS encoding AAA family ATPase, producing the protein MKVESISIQNFKRFDHLPPISFKHKTLQEVSDQFLILGDNGSGKTTILQAVALPLALATKKIQKVSDFNWIGFLASRYWRWGTPHIELEISFVDEEIEATKEVAKLWFDSLPDYFRERRQFIEPGDNKILKVVLDGEDWEVGNREADRLQFQGRYYVQKTLKKNPAIRSKFAQLPGIFWFDQYRLKTSDTANTEDGKKDDIASIESIASLRPYLLDWIERRKTPNYNSENDYYFKLENYYKRIFKGRSFSGLEPSTNQGDEPFFVLNDENRTYDIVEMSGGEYSVFPILYEFVRQQIAYSVVLIDELDLNLHPPLAQFFVNQLPKLSPTSQFIFTTHSEAVTEIIGNDEIYRLKGGRLCL; encoded by the coding sequence ATGAAAGTTGAATCTATATCCATTCAAAACTTTAAAAGATTTGACCATTTACCCCCTATTTCTTTTAAACATAAAACCCTGCAAGAAGTTAGTGATCAGTTTTTAATTTTAGGTGATAACGGTTCAGGGAAAACCACGATTTTACAAGCTGTAGCCTTACCCCTAGCATTAGCAACTAAAAAAATTCAAAAAGTATCTGATTTCAACTGGATTGGCTTTTTAGCCAGTCGATATTGGCGATGGGGAACACCTCATATTGAACTAGAAATATCCTTTGTAGATGAAGAGATAGAAGCAACTAAAGAAGTAGCTAAACTTTGGTTTGATTCTTTACCTGACTACTTCCGAGAAAGAAGACAATTTATTGAACCAGGCGATAACAAAATATTAAAAGTTGTCTTAGATGGTGAAGATTGGGAAGTGGGAAATAGAGAAGCAGATCGTTTACAATTTCAAGGACGCTATTATGTCCAGAAAACTCTCAAGAAAAACCCTGCTATTCGTTCAAAATTTGCCCAATTACCGGGAATATTTTGGTTTGATCAATATCGTCTAAAAACGAGTGATACTGCTAATACAGAAGACGGTAAAAAAGATGATATAGCCTCTATTGAAAGTATAGCAAGTTTACGTCCTTATTTACTCGATTGGATAGAAAGAAGAAAAACCCCTAATTATAACTCTGAAAATGATTATTATTTCAAGCTAGAAAATTATTACAAACGTATTTTTAAAGGTCGTTCCTTTTCTGGATTAGAACCATCAACTAATCAAGGAGATGAGCCTTTTTTCGTACTTAATGACGAGAACAGAACCTATGATATTGTAGAAATGTCTGGGGGTGAGTATTCTGTTTTCCCGATTCTATATGAATTTGTCCGGCAACAAATTGCTTATTCAGTTGTTTTAATTGATGAACTTGACTTAAATTTGCATCCCCCGTTAGCTCAATTTTTTGTTAATCAGTTACCTAAATTAAGTCCCACTTCTCAATTTATTTTCACGACTCATTCAGAAGCCGTAACAGAAATTATTGGTAATGATGAAATTTATCGGCTCAAAGGGGGAAGATTGTGTCTGTAG
- a CDS encoding magnesium chelatase subunit H — protein MFTHVKSTIRHIAPDNLRGRNLIKVVYVVLESQYQSALSQAVRTINSNHPNLAIEISGYLIEELRDPENYKEFQRDMESANIFIASLIFIEDLAQKVVAAVEPYRDRLDVSVVFPSMPEVMRLNKMGSFSLAQLGQSKSVIAQFMRKRKEKSGAGFQDGMLKLLRTLPQVLKFLPIDKAQDARNFMLSFQYWLGGSPENLENFLLMLTDKYVLKGVEKQSSAAVDYQAPVVYPDMGIWHPLAPSMFEDVKEYLNWYTARKDISRDLKDPLAPCVGLVLQRTHLVTGDDAHYVAIVQELESLGAKVLPVFAGGLDFSKPVDAYFYEPTTNNALVDAVVSLTGFALVGGPARQDHPKAIDSLKRLNRPYMVALPLIFQTTEEWMDSDLGLHPIQVALQIAIPELDGAIEPIILSGRDGTTGKAIALQDRVEIVAKRALKWANLRRKPKLDKKVAITVFSFPPDKGNVGTAAYLDVFGSIFEVMKGLKNNGYDLPELPESAAALMQEVIHDAQAQYASPELNIAYKMSVPEYEALTPYSQRLEENWGPPPGHLNSDGQNLLIYGKQFGNVFIGVQPTFGYEGDPMRLLFSRSASPHHGFAAYYTYLERVWRADAVLHFGTHGSLEFMPGKQMGMSGDCYPDQLIGTIPNLYYYAANNPSEATIAKRRSYAETISYLTPPAENAGLYKGLKELSELIASYQTLKETGRGIPIVNSIMDKCRMVNLDKDINLPESDAKDISADERDNIVGSVYRKLMEIESRLLPCGLHIIGKPPTAEEAIATLVNIASLDRQEEEIQGLPGIIANSLGRNIEDIYKNNDAGILADVQLLQDITLATRAAVTALVQEKIDAEGRVSLVSKLNFFNMGKKEPWVEGLHQAGYPKVDTSALKPLFEYLEFCLKQVCADNELGGLLQGLEGEYILPGPGGDPIRNPDVLPTGKNIHALDPQSIPTTAAVQSAKIVVDRLLARNKAENDGKWPETIACVLWGTDNIKTYGESLAQIMWMVGVRPVPDALGRVNKLELISLEELGRPRIDVVINCSGVFRDLFINQMNLLDQGVKMAAEADEPLEMNFVRKHALQQAQDMGINLRQAATRVFSNASGSYSSNINLAVENSTWDSEAELQQMYLNRKSFAFNSDNPGVMDESRQIFETTLKTADATFQNLDSSEISLTDVSHYFDSDPTKLVASLRADGKKPSSYIADTTTANAQVRTLSETVRLDARTKLLNPKWYEGMLSHGYEGVRELSKRLVNTTGWSATAGAVDNWVYEDTNETFIKDEEMQKRLMNLNPHSFRKIVSTLLEVNGRGYWETSEENLDRLRELYQEVEDRIEGIE, from the coding sequence ATGTTCACCCACGTCAAGTCCACCATTCGTCATATTGCGCCTGATAACTTACGCGGACGTAATTTAATCAAGGTGGTCTATGTCGTGCTTGAGTCCCAGTACCAGAGTGCATTGTCGCAAGCAGTTCGCACGATTAACTCTAACCATCCCAACCTGGCGATTGAAATCAGTGGTTATTTGATTGAAGAACTCCGAGATCCTGAGAACTACAAGGAGTTCCAGCGGGATATGGAGAGTGCTAATATATTCATAGCTTCACTGATTTTTATCGAAGACTTAGCACAAAAAGTAGTAGCAGCAGTAGAACCATACCGCGATCGCTTAGATGTTTCGGTTGTCTTCCCTTCGATGCCTGAAGTGATGCGCCTAAACAAAATGGGTAGCTTTTCTTTGGCACAGTTGGGGCAATCTAAGAGTGTCATAGCACAATTCATGCGGAAACGCAAGGAAAAATCCGGTGCGGGATTCCAAGATGGAATGCTGAAGCTGCTGCGAACACTCCCCCAAGTGCTGAAGTTTCTCCCCATTGACAAAGCACAGGATGCTAGAAATTTCATGCTCAGTTTTCAGTATTGGCTGGGGGGTTCGCCAGAAAATCTGGAAAACTTCTTACTGATGCTGACTGACAAATATGTATTAAAAGGCGTAGAAAAACAAAGTTCTGCAGCTGTTGATTATCAAGCGCCGGTAGTTTATCCCGATATGGGGATTTGGCATCCTTTAGCACCGAGTATGTTTGAGGATGTTAAAGAATATCTCAACTGGTATACAGCCCGTAAGGATATTTCTAGGGATTTAAAAGACCCCTTAGCGCCCTGTGTTGGCTTGGTATTGCAACGCACTCACCTAGTAACTGGTGATGACGCCCATTATGTAGCAATAGTACAGGAATTAGAATCACTAGGCGCAAAGGTGTTACCTGTGTTTGCTGGTGGTTTGGATTTCTCTAAGCCTGTAGACGCCTATTTCTACGAACCGACTACCAACAACGCTTTAGTGGATGCAGTAGTGTCCTTAACTGGGTTTGCTTTGGTGGGTGGACCAGCCAGACAAGACCATCCCAAAGCAATTGACTCACTCAAGCGCCTAAATCGTCCTTACATGGTGGCTTTACCCTTAATATTCCAAACCACAGAAGAGTGGATGGATAGCGATTTGGGGTTACACCCGATTCAGGTAGCTTTGCAAATTGCCATTCCCGAATTAGATGGGGCAATTGAGCCAATTATATTATCGGGTAGAGATGGCACCACAGGCAAGGCGATCGCACTCCAAGACCGTGTGGAAATTGTCGCCAAACGCGCCTTGAAATGGGCGAACCTCCGCCGTAAGCCGAAACTTGATAAAAAAGTAGCCATCACCGTTTTCAGTTTCCCCCCAGATAAGGGAAACGTCGGAACCGCAGCCTACCTGGATGTATTCGGTTCCATCTTCGAGGTGATGAAAGGCTTAAAAAACAACGGCTACGATTTACCAGAATTACCAGAATCAGCCGCAGCGTTAATGCAAGAAGTCATCCACGACGCCCAAGCACAGTACGCTAGCCCTGAACTCAACATAGCCTATAAAATGTCCGTGCCAGAATACGAAGCACTGACACCTTATTCTCAACGCCTAGAAGAGAACTGGGGACCACCTCCCGGTCATCTCAACAGCGACGGGCAAAACTTGCTGATTTATGGTAAACAATTCGGTAACGTCTTCATCGGTGTCCAGCCTACCTTTGGTTACGAAGGCGACCCCATGCGGTTGTTATTCTCCCGTTCCGCGAGTCCCCATCATGGTTTTGCTGCATACTACACCTACCTAGAACGGGTTTGGCGTGCCGACGCTGTGCTGCACTTTGGAACACACGGTTCCTTGGAATTTATGCCCGGTAAACAAATGGGGATGTCTGGTGATTGTTATCCAGACCAACTAATCGGCACAATTCCGAATCTGTATTATTACGCAGCCAATAACCCCAGTGAGGCAACAATTGCCAAACGCCGCAGTTACGCCGAGACAATTTCTTACCTGACACCACCGGCAGAAAATGCAGGTTTGTACAAAGGGTTAAAGGAACTGAGCGAATTAATTGCTTCTTACCAAACCTTGAAAGAAACTGGACGCGGTATCCCTATCGTCAACTCCATCATGGACAAGTGCCGGATGGTGAACCTAGATAAAGATATTAACTTACCAGAAAGCGACGCCAAAGATATCAGCGCCGATGAGCGGGATAATATTGTTGGTAGCGTTTACCGCAAGTTGATGGAAATTGAATCTAGGCTGTTGCCTTGTGGATTACATATTATTGGTAAACCACCGACAGCAGAAGAGGCGATCGCCACTTTGGTCAACATTGCCAGTTTAGATCGTCAAGAAGAAGAAATTCAAGGCTTACCCGGAATTATCGCCAATAGTCTGGGACGCAACATTGAGGATATCTACAAAAATAACGATGCCGGGATTTTAGCAGATGTCCAATTATTACAAGATATCACCCTAGCTACCCGTGCGGCTGTAACTGCTTTGGTACAAGAAAAAATCGACGCCGAAGGTCGAGTTTCTCTCGTTTCCAAGTTAAACTTCTTTAACATGGGCAAAAAGGAACCTTGGGTAGAAGGATTGCATCAAGCAGGCTATCCCAAAGTGGACACCTCTGCTTTAAAACCCCTGTTTGAGTATTTGGAATTCTGCTTAAAGCAAGTTTGTGCAGATAACGAACTGGGTGGACTACTCCAAGGCTTAGAAGGCGAATATATTCTACCAGGACCCGGTGGCGACCCCATCCGCAACCCAGATGTATTGCCCACAGGTAAAAATATACACGCCCTTGACCCCCAATCCATCCCCACAACCGCCGCTGTCCAATCAGCCAAAATCGTTGTGGATAGGTTATTGGCACGTAACAAAGCCGAAAACGATGGCAAATGGCCGGAAACCATCGCCTGTGTTCTTTGGGGAACCGATAACATCAAAACCTACGGGGAATCACTAGCACAAATCATGTGGATGGTTGGTGTGCGTCCCGTTCCCGATGCTTTGGGACGGGTGAACAAGTTGGAATTAATCTCTTTAGAAGAGTTGGGACGCCCCAGAATTGACGTGGTGATCAACTGTTCTGGAGTATTCCGCGACTTGTTCATCAACCAAATGAACCTGCTAGACCAAGGCGTGAAAATGGCTGCGGAAGCCGATGAACCCCTAGAAATGAACTTTGTTCGCAAACACGCTTTGCAACAAGCACAGGACATGGGAATTAATCTGCGTCAAGCAGCGACTCGTGTTTTCTCCAACGCTTCCGGTTCCTACTCGTCAAATATTAACTTGGCGGTAGAAAACAGCACGTGGGACAGCGAAGCCGAGTTACAGCAAATGTACCTCAATCGGAAATCCTTCGCCTTCAATTCCGATAACCCTGGTGTGATGGACGAGTCTCGGCAGATTTTTGAAACTACCTTGAAAACTGCTGATGCGACGTTCCAAAATCTCGATTCTTCGGAGATTAGTTTGACGGACGTTTCCCACTACTTCGACTCAGATCCTACCAAGTTGGTGGCAAGTCTGCGTGCTGATGGCAAGAAACCATCATCTTACATTGCAGATACTACCACAGCTAACGCCCAAGTACGCACATTATCAGAAACCGTGCGTTTGGATGCTCGTACTAAATTATTAAATCCCAAATGGTACGAGGGGATGCTATCTCACGGTTACGAAGGTGTGCGCGAACTTTCCAAGCGGTTGGTGAATACAACAGGTTGGAGTGCGACAGCTGGCGCCGTGGATAACTGGGTTTATGAGGATACCAATGAGACGTTCATCAAAGATGAAGAAATGCAAAAACGGTTGATGAACCTTAATCCTCATTCTTTCCGCAAGATTGTATCAACTTTGTTGGAAGTGAATGGACGCGGTTATTGGGAGACTAGCGAGGAGAATTTAGATCGCCTGCGCGAGTTGTACCAAGAGGTTGAAGACCGCATTGAAGGGATAGAATAG
- a CDS encoding CHAT domain-containing protein, whose protein sequence is MKRILNWLRNLVSLVTLPSQPAPRQRETTPISQDDIETYVAFLQEILLKTSQSNGDAQVIYPLLAANTDKLNHIFAELWRDWLTNLLAEAKPETVTDIAADIVNFSNLIQQFPLGSKASNMEIAITGYEIALTVYTRSAFPVNWATTQNNLGAAHRVRILGERAENIEMAIAAYSAALFVRTRSAFPEKWATTQNNLGTAYRDRILGERAENIEMAIAAYSAALFVRTRSAFPEKWAMTQNNLGVAYGNRILGERAENIEMAIAAYSAALEVYTRSAFPEKWAGTQNNLGAAYGDRILGERAENIEMAIAAYSAALEVYTRSAFPQNNAETLLNLGWLYQDEREFNLAYNTFIQAIETVEALRGEIVSGEEAKRKQAEEWNKLYRRMVEVCLELGRDTEAIEYIERSKTRNLVELLTKALANPENLPVGSSIKFPQIQNLLDSETVIIQWYIFNDCFRAFIITRDNNQPIIWRSDEADLANLANWNDKYLQLYSQDKKQWQFELNNLLTELAPILHLNQIVNLVPKHCQKLILIPHLYLHLFPLHALPLSIDSATREYLIDKFPGGVSYAPSCQLLRFAQQRVRVGLNQRSDLFAIQNPTNDLQFADIEVETIAADFRPKQVLKHHQASKEALTETSTVQNFRNSQWLHFSCHGYFNFQTPLKSGLALAGAKSSDIPANSNPSRYLRVDEQTTINLDKCLTLEDIFKLNLNKCGLVTLSACETGLIDFRNNSDEYIGLSSGFIHAGATNIISSLWAVSDFHTALLMIKFYEILPNYTYNVPLALNATQQWRFLRT, encoded by the coding sequence ATGAAGCGAATCTTAAATTGGCTCAGAAATTTGGTCAGTCTAGTAACTTTGCCTTCTCAACCGGCTCCAAGACAAAGAGAAACTACGCCTATCAGCCAAGATGATATAGAGACTTACGTGGCATTTTTACAAGAAATACTGCTCAAAACATCACAAAGCAACGGCGATGCTCAAGTAATTTACCCCTTACTGGCAGCCAACACCGATAAACTCAATCATATTTTTGCAGAATTATGGCGCGATTGGTTAACAAATCTCCTAGCAGAAGCAAAACCAGAGACAGTAACAGACATCGCTGCAGATATTGTTAATTTTAGTAATCTGATTCAGCAATTTCCCTTGGGTAGCAAAGCCAGTAACATGGAAATTGCTATCACTGGCTACGAAATCGCCCTCACAGTTTATACCCGCAGCGCCTTTCCTGTAAATTGGGCGACGACGCAAAATAATTTGGGTGCTGCTCACCGTGTCAGAATATTAGGAGAACGAGCCGAGAATATTGAAATGGCGATCGCCGCTTATTCAGCAGCACTATTCGTAAGAACCCGCAGCGCCTTTCCTGAAAAATGGGCGACGACGCAAAATAATTTGGGGACTGCTTACCGTGACAGAATATTAGGAGAACGAGCCGAGAATATTGAAATGGCGATCGCCGCTTATTCAGCAGCACTATTCGTAAGAACCCGCAGCGCCTTTCCTGAAAAATGGGCGATGACGCAAAATAATTTGGGTGTTGCTTACGGTAACAGAATATTGGGAGAACGAGCCGAGAATATTGAAATGGCGATCGCCGCTTATTCAGCAGCACTAGAAGTTTATACCCGCAGCGCCTTTCCTGAAAAATGGGCTGGTACGCAAAATAATTTGGGTGCTGCTTACGGTGACAGAATATTAGGAGAACGAGCCGAGAATATTGAAATGGCGATCGCCGCTTATTCAGCAGCACTTGAAGTATATACCCGCAGCGCCTTTCCGCAAAACAATGCAGAAACTTTGTTAAATCTCGGTTGGTTATACCAAGACGAAAGAGAATTTAACTTAGCTTACAATACTTTTATTCAGGCGATAGAAACAGTCGAAGCTTTGCGGGGTGAAATTGTTTCTGGGGAAGAAGCCAAGCGCAAACAAGCTGAAGAATGGAACAAACTTTATCGCCGCATGGTGGAAGTGTGTTTAGAATTGGGAAGAGACACCGAAGCCATAGAATATATTGAACGCAGCAAAACCCGCAATTTAGTAGAACTGTTAACTAAAGCCTTAGCCAATCCAGAAAATTTGCCGGTTGGTAGCAGCATCAAGTTTCCACAAATTCAAAACCTCTTAGACAGCGAAACAGTAATTATCCAGTGGTACATTTTTAATGATTGTTTTCGCGCTTTCATCATCACCCGCGACAACAATCAGCCAATCATCTGGCGTTCTGATGAAGCAGATTTAGCAAACCTCGCAAATTGGAATGATAAATATCTACAACTTTACAGCCAAGATAAAAAACAATGGCAATTTGAGCTAAATAATCTACTTACCGAACTAGCGCCAATACTCCACCTCAATCAAATTGTCAATTTAGTACCAAAACATTGCCAAAAGCTGATTTTAATTCCCCATCTTTACCTACATTTATTTCCTCTCCACGCTTTACCTCTATCTATTGACTCCGCAACACGAGAATATCTAATTGATAAATTCCCTGGTGGTGTGAGTTATGCACCTAGCTGTCAATTATTGCGCTTTGCTCAACAGAGGGTTAGGGTCGGGTTAAATCAACGTAGCGACCTGTTTGCAATTCAAAACCCCACCAATGATTTACAATTTGCTGATATCGAAGTCGAAACAATCGCGGCTGACTTTCGACCTAAACAAGTCCTTAAACATCACCAAGCAAGCAAAGAAGCATTAACAGAAACCTCAACTGTGCAAAACTTCCGCAATTCTCAATGGCTGCATTTTTCTTGTCACGGATATTTTAATTTCCAGACTCCCTTAAAATCTGGTTTAGCCTTAGCAGGTGCGAAGAGTTCTGATATTCCAGCCAATAGCAACCCATCCCGCTATCTGCGAGTGGATGAGCAAACCACAATTAACTTAGATAAATGCCTGACGCTAGAGGATATCTTTAAATTAAACTTAAATAAATGCGGTCTTGTGACTCTTTCTGCTTGCGAAACAGGCTTAATTGATTTTAGGAATAACAGCGATGAATATATAGGTTTAAGCAGTGGCTTTATCCATGCTGGTGCTACCAATATAATTAGTAGTTTATGGGCAGTCAGCGACTTTCACACAGCTTTATTGATGATTAAGTTTTATGAAATATTGCCAAATTATACATATAATGTGCCTTTAGCCTTGAATGCTACTCAACAATGGCGGTTCTTGCGTACTTAA
- a CDS encoding Rpn family recombination-promoting nuclease/putative transposase, with amino-acid sequence MSYDNTCKYLAETYPAEFARWLLASDTSDIQVLKTELNLEPIRADSVTFLQIPNQILHLEFQTTPKSTPPLDFRMLDYYTKLKRQYWCDIEQVLIFLQQTSAPIAFGTEYVDKNTVHRYRVIRLWEQDPAPLLANPALLPLATLAKSDTPQALLEQVAAAVDMIEETESRRNISACVQVLAGLRFDKNLITQLFREDIMQESVIYQDILQKGEERGKKQEALQLILRQLTRRFGAIAPETEQQIRALAIAQLEDLAEALLDFTSQGDVINYLGNISPIQ; translated from the coding sequence TTGAGCTACGACAACACCTGCAAATACCTCGCCGAAACCTACCCCGCCGAATTTGCTAGATGGTTACTAGCATCTGACACATCAGATATCCAGGTACTCAAAACCGAACTGAACCTAGAACCAATTCGCGCCGACTCGGTGACATTCCTGCAAATTCCCAATCAAATCCTGCATTTAGAGTTTCAAACCACACCCAAATCCACACCACCACTCGACTTCCGAATGCTGGATTATTACACCAAACTCAAACGCCAATACTGGTGCGACATTGAGCAGGTGTTAATATTTCTACAACAGACATCCGCTCCCATCGCTTTTGGGACAGAGTATGTAGATAAAAACACCGTACACAGATATCGAGTCATTCGCTTATGGGAACAAGATCCAGCACCACTGCTAGCTAACCCCGCACTTTTACCACTGGCGACATTAGCCAAAAGCGACACACCCCAAGCATTATTAGAGCAAGTCGCCGCCGCTGTCGATATGATTGAAGAAACAGAATCGCGACGGAATATATCAGCTTGCGTACAAGTTCTAGCCGGCTTGCGGTTTGACAAAAATTTGATTACACAACTTTTCAGAGAGGATATTATGCAAGAATCTGTAATTTACCAAGATATTTTGCAAAAGGGAGAAGAACGAGGAAAGAAACAGGAGGCGCTACAACTGATTTTGCGTCAGTTAACACGTCGTTTCGGTGCAATTGCGCCGGAGACGGAACAGCAAATTCGTGCTTTAGCGATCGCTCAACTGGAAGATTTAGCTGAAGCGCTGTTAGATTTCACTAGTCAAGGTGATGTAATTAATTACTTGGGGAATATTTCGCCCATTCAATAG
- a CDS encoding lipid-A-disaccharide synthase has protein sequence MNQVDILILSNGPGEVTTWVRPVVKALRQQLGHDRDLVRISVVLSPCPNASGKEAAIALSYPEVDRVQSAEHFWQFLLWGKTVDNWDLRSHGVVVFLGGDQLFPVIIGKKFGYRTVVYAEMDARWHSLIDRFGVMNSKVSARVSQKYAHKFTVVGDLMVESQAVIGTETENSAITPHSSLKTELIGLLPGSKAAKLTQGVPLELAIAEYIHAKRPQTKFVIPVAPTLDLQTLASFADSQKNPFVETFGLSGATLIVPEDGRDTALPCPYKLKTAKGLIVELCQEHPAYELLSQCSICLTTVGANTAELGALALPMIVLLPTQQLDAMRSWDGLLGLLANLPGLGSTFAKVINWFFLRRKGLLAWPNIWAQEEIVPELLGQLQASEVGEMVLDFLAHPQKLESIRAKLRSTRGEAGAAHKLASLVKEELGS, from the coding sequence ATGAATCAAGTTGATATTCTCATCCTCTCAAATGGCCCTGGGGAAGTAACCACCTGGGTACGCCCAGTAGTCAAGGCATTAAGGCAACAATTAGGACATGACCGTGATTTAGTCAGAATTTCTGTAGTATTATCCCCTTGTCCAAATGCTAGTGGTAAAGAAGCTGCGATCGCACTTTCGTATCCCGAAGTTGATAGAGTACAGTCAGCAGAGCATTTTTGGCAATTCTTACTCTGGGGAAAAACTGTTGATAATTGGGACTTGCGAAGTCATGGTGTAGTTGTTTTCCTCGGCGGTGATCAACTATTTCCCGTGATTATTGGCAAAAAATTCGGTTATCGCACAGTAGTTTACGCCGAAATGGACGCCCGTTGGCACAGCTTAATCGACCGCTTTGGCGTCATGAACTCCAAAGTATCAGCCCGTGTTTCCCAGAAATATGCTCACAAATTTACCGTTGTCGGCGATTTGATGGTAGAATCCCAGGCGGTGATTGGGACAGAGACAGAAAATTCCGCCATAACTCCTCACTCCTCACTCAAAACCGAACTTATTGGTTTATTACCAGGGTCGAAAGCAGCAAAATTAACCCAAGGAGTACCCCTAGAGTTAGCCATTGCTGAATACATCCACGCCAAAAGACCCCAAACCAAGTTTGTGATTCCTGTAGCCCCAACTTTGGATTTACAAACTTTAGCAAGTTTTGCTGATTCCCAAAAAAATCCTTTTGTCGAAACTTTTGGTTTGAGCGGTGCTACTTTAATTGTCCCAGAGGATGGTAGGGACACGGCATTGCCTTGCCCCTACAAGCTGAAAACAGCAAAGGGCTTAATTGTCGAACTGTGCCAAGAACACCCCGCCTATGAATTATTATCCCAGTGCAGTATCTGTTTAACTACAGTCGGTGCAAACACGGCGGAACTTGGTGCCTTAGCATTACCGATGATTGTTTTGCTACCAACCCAACAACTTGACGCGATGCGTTCTTGGGATGGTTTACTGGGGTTGTTAGCTAATTTACCAGGATTGGGTTCCACGTTTGCCAAAGTTATTAACTGGTTTTTCCTCAGACGCAAAGGTTTATTAGCTTGGCCCAATATCTGGGCACAAGAAGAAATTGTACCAGAACTTCTGGGACAACTTCAAGCCTCAGAAGTGGGCGAAATGGTCTTAGATTTTTTGGCTCATCCACAAAAATTAGAGTCCATACGCGCCAAACTCCGCAGCACTAGAGGCGAAGCAGGCGCAGCACACAAGTTAGCCAGTTTAGTCAAGGAAGAGTTAGGAAGTTAG